The Brassica napus cultivar Da-Ae chromosome C1, Da-Ae, whole genome shotgun sequence DNA segment GTTTATTTAAATTAACTTTAATTTCAcgattttctaaaagaaaacaacaatttgttgtagtatagtggtaaGTATTCCTGCCTGTCAGGCGGATGACCCGTGTTCGATCCCCAGCAACAGCGCATTATTTTTACACGTCATCAGTTTTTCAGTTACACGTCATCAGATCAGATCATTACGGTTTTCCCTTTGAaatattcattttcattttttttttcttaacatttctCTGAAACTCAACAATGGCGTCGACGATGAAGCCATGTCCCATAACCAACCTCGAAGAAGAGGCGGAGGACGGCGGCGCAGCCGTAGAACGTTCGATCTTTACACAGGATGACGAGTCTACGAGCGTATTCGTCTGCGACTCTCCTCCGTTCCACGACAGGGACATCGATTGCGATCCTTATTTCCCTTTCGCAGGCCACCCGATTTCAGATTCCGGATCGGATTCAGAGCTCGATCCGTACACATGTCCCATCGATTTCTTCGATCGAGAGACCTCCGAGGGGGTGTACTTAGGATCTGGAGGACTTACGGGCGATGATTTCAATGTATGGGGCTTTTATGAAcctaaggaagaagaagaggagagggAGATAGTCTTGGGGAGTAGATGCGAGTCCGGATCCGGGTCGGATCAGCAACCCGGGCTTCGAGTGACCGGTCTCGATTCGGATTCCGATTACGAAGATGACGTGTTTAATTTCACCTCCGGGGAGAGTGAGAATGTGGCGAATGAGTCGGGTCGGGTCGAGGTTGTTACGGGTCTACCTCCGGTTTGGGATTACGACTTGGGTGATGAAAATGAAGAGTGGGAGGAGGTGCGGAACGCTATTAACTGGACGGTTAGAGCTTTTAGTAGttccgaagaagaagaagagttatcTTCGCAATCGAGAGATGAtcatgaagaggaagaagaagaagaagatcatgaGCTTGACTGGCAGGTTTTGATAACTATCAACAACGTTGTTAATTACATTGAACAAGCTGAAGGTATCACGATCATCTCTGGTGATATGGATCCGAGCTATTACATGTATCTAGCTAGCTTGGGTGATGGTGATGCTGCTGATGATGTTATTCTTGGGCACATGTTTGATAACGAAGCTGGAGTCAGGGGGAATCCTCCGGCTGCCAAAAGGGTTGTTGAGGATCTTCCTGTTGTGGAACTTACGGTCGAAGAAGGGGACGTGGTTTGTGCGGTTTGTAAAGATGAAATGGTACTAGAGGAGGAAGTGAAGAGGCTTCCTTGTAGGCATTTGTATCATGGAGAGTGTATTACGCCTTGGCTGGGGATAAGGAATACTTGTCCGGTTTGCCGGTTTGAGCTTCCCACTGATGATCTTGAGTGTGAAAGGCATAGGGGATCACAAAGGAGCAACACCAGTTTTTTCCTTGCCGGGTAGGTATATTTAAAGAAATGTGAAGTATCTATTCGCATGTAAATAGCCACGGTGTAAAAGGCAAGATCCTTGAACTGCTTTGTTTTGTGGGAATCAGCACTTATCGTGAATGCGATAATGTTGAAGTTGTATATATTCCtttttatgaaataaattatgTTAAGACTTCGAAGTCATATCTTGCAAGTGTTTTTCAAGTTATATTGTCGTCATAGTTGTTGTAATATAGGAATGCAGTCAGGGCATGAAGATGAATCGTGGGGTATTGTTTAGCTGATTGATTCTCAAGTGTAATTAGTTTGCATGATCTGGATAGAGCAAACCTACAGGTTACCTTTTTGTAATGGCTTTGGTAATCTACAGGATGTTACTTGTTCTCTCAGTGTAAAGCTTATGGTTGTATCgattgtttgtggtttttgaattggtttttggttttagtttttccAAAAACTAGTTTCACGCCATTCAAGATTTTGCCAAAAtagtttctctataaaataggGAATCTGGTTTTTGAGTCTCCTATGCAATTAAAAGGAAAAACCAGAATCTGTGTTTTTGGAGTTTTCTCTATCAAACCTACGGCAACTGTATTTAAAGTAATttgtttatggtttttttttttttttttttgacaactttgtttatggttttttttttgttattaattcaggtacaatatatatgtatttattcaACACATTATTAATACTGGTATTTCTTACGTGAAGATATGCCTCCTTGATAAACAAATATATCTATTAATTTGTAAGAGCCacatttatttaacaaaaagaaatgaaaacaaatctaataaataataatatcctttaaaactaatttattcaattataataaaattaataattataactaataaatttggttaaatttatataaagtttataatacaaaatattaattaagacaTTATAGTGTATATCAAAGGTTATGagaagtatttatttatttactaaataaatatttataattgactgattatctagttttttttttttaacacaaattttgattttataaaagaaCACGGGCCAAGCCCAATGGCCGAAGCCCACATACAGAGGCCCACAAACTAATCGGCCAACTAAACAAACCAGACAAAAAACCCTAAGCCCACATTGGCTTAACAGGCCCAAGCCCACCTACTCGAAACCAGCACCGACCGACTCTGGGAAACGCGTGCGTCGAGGAGGCAGAAGCGCGCCACGTGTGAAGATCTTGACCGTCAGTGCGCCACGCGTCGCTCCGCCTCAACCCGACCGTCTCCGCCTTCCCAAGCCGCCGTACCCAACCACTGAAAACCCTCGATTCGGCGGAGCTCTGAATCCCTTCGAGCCTCCACCGCAACCACATCTCTTCTTCACCACACTGAGACCCAGTCGGAGAGCATCCTCCCCTGTGGAGAGCTCATCCGACGGCGACACTACAAACCCTAAAAATCATAACCCGAAGAAACCTCTTCTGCTCCATGACCAGAGCCCATACTCGAGCAGACAACCATCCTCGAGACGCTGAAGCCGGCGACGTAAGACTGACGGAGTCTTAACCTCCCGGGGACTTGAGCTGACGACGACGAAGTTATAGTACCTTACGCCTCCCAGCGACTAGAACCGGCGGCGGCGGAGCTAACTAAACCTCCACCTCCCGggacaaaaaaaacacaaacatctTTATCTGTCCGCTCCTTTAGACCTCCGCGTCTTCACACCAGTGACAGAACCACCACCAAGGGTGACTGACCAGAGCTCAGGCAAGGCGGAAGCCGTTATAAACGAAGGTGAAACACAATCGGGGACTTTTTACCGAAGGACGACGGTCTCCGGCAACGGCACGCACGCTCACGTGCCGGCCGTTCGCCggagatctactttctctctcttttcgcTACTTTCTCTCTCGAAATGCAGTTTTTTCAACTGATTATCTAGTTTAGTTGaataattaatgtatgctaTTAATATTAAAGAGAAAAATACGATGGAATGATAGTAGGTTCATATATTTcttgaaatatattaaaatgaaatgcAAAAGTTAAATTGGTGTATTGGTCCTTTGAAAAATAAGAGTAAAATAAgaattagaaacaaaaatataaatataaatatattttatttagttaaaatatattatgtgtatttccatataaatataaacttaaatatatttaaaatacagcAAGTGATGTTTTCTTTAGTTAATACATTAACGTGTTTTCTTCACTAATAAAATGTTTTCTGAGATGTATCCGTCACTCTCCAGAGTTTAACTTAACTCACTCATCTCTACAGCCCAAGCAAAGAAGCTCCACCGACGATTCCTTCCAATCGAAAAATCCCGATCTGAAACAAACTAACTGCTCTAGGTGAAAAAAGTTTATCTATAGCAATGGCGGTGGCCTTCCGTGGAGGCCGTAACGGAGTCGGAACCGGACTCCGGATCTTCATCTCCGCCTTGTTCTCTTTCCTCTTCCTCGCCACCTTCTCCGTCTTCCTCAACTCCTCTCGTCACCAGCCTCCTCACGATCACGTACGCCTCCTCTCAATTCTCTTTGTTTATGCTTCGATTCAATCAAATTTAGAAATGATTCCTCTGAATCTGAGCTTCGATTCGTCTAAACAATAACTCTAATTGCTCGTTTATACTTTGATTCGATCAAATTTAGAATGAATTCACTGAATCTGAGCTTCGGTTGTTCGTTTTGTTCTGTAGACATTGCCGAGTGGTGGAAACGCGTATATGCAGAGGACGTTTCTGGCTTTACAATCAGATCCTTTGAAAACTAGGTTGGATATGATCCACAAGCAAGCCACTGATCATCTCACGCTTGTCAATGCATATGCTGCTTACGCTAGGAAGCTGAAACTCGACGCTTCTAAGCAGCTGAAGCTCTTTGAGGATCTAGCTATCAACTTCTCTGATCTGCAGTCCAAACCTGGTTTGAACGGCAATGCTCTTGAGGAGGATGCGTTTAGGCTTCTCGAGAAAGAGGTGAAAGATAAGGTGAAGACAGCGAGGATGATGATTGTTGAGTCCAAAGAGAGTTACGATACGCAGCTCAAGATCCAGAAGCTGAGAGATACGATCTTTGCTGTCCAGGAACAGTTGGCGAAGGCGAAGAAGAGCGGCGCCGTTGCGAGCTTGATCTCGGCCAAGTCTGTTCCTAAGAGTCTTAACTGTTTGGCGATGAGGCTTGTGGGGGAGAGGATCAATAATCCTGAGAAGTATAAGGATGCTCCGTTTGATTCGGCTGTGGAGGATCCGAGTCTTTACCACTACGCGATTTTCTCTGATAATGTGATTGCTGTGTCGGTTGTGGTGAGATCTGTTGTGATGAATGCTGAGGAGCCGTGGAAGCATGTGTTTCACGTGGTGACTGATCGGATGAATCTTGCGGCTATGAAGGTTTGGTTTAAGATGCGTCCTTTGGACCGTGGTGCGCATATTGAGATCAAATCAGTGGACGAGTTCAAGTTCTTGAACTCTTCTTATGCGCCGGTGTTGAAGCAGCTGGAGTCTGCCAAGTTGCAGAAGTTTTACTTTGAGAACCAGGCGGAGAACGCTACTAAAGATGCTCATAGCCTCAAGTTCAAGAACCCGAAGTATCTCTCCATGCTGAACCATCTCAGGTTTTACTTGCCGGAGATGTACCCGAAGCTGAACAAGATCTTGTTCTTGGACGATGATGTTGTGGTGCAGAAGGACGTGACTGGTTTATGGAAGATCAACTTGGATGGGAAAGTGAATGGAGCTGTTGAGACGTGTTTTGGCTCTTTCCATCGATATGGTCAGTACCTAAACTTCACTCATCCTCTGATCAAAGAGAGCTTTAACCCCAATGCTTGTGCTTGGGCCTTTGGGATGAATATATTTGATCTCAATGCTTGGAGGCGCGAGAAATGCACAGATCAATACCATTACTGGCAGAACTTGGTAAGTCCATATCTTTTTTAGTAACTTATGCATTTCAAAGCTCTTATCTTGC contains these protein-coding regions:
- the LOC106404194 gene encoding E3 ubiquitin-protein ligase CIP8-like, yielding MASTMKPCPITNLEEEAEDGGAAVERSIFTQDDESTSVFVCDSPPFHDRDIDCDPYFPFAGHPISDSGSDSELDPYTCPIDFFDRETSEGVYLGSGGLTGDDFNVWGFYEPKEEEEEREIVLGSRCESGSGSDQQPGLRVTGLDSDSDYEDDVFNFTSGESENVANESGRVEVVTGLPPVWDYDLGDENEEWEEVRNAINWTVRAFSSSEEEEELSSQSRDDHEEEEEEEDHELDWQVLITINNVVNYIEQAEGITIISGDMDPSYYMYLASLGDGDAADDVILGHMFDNEAGVRGNPPAAKRVVEDLPVVELTVEEGDVVCAVCKDEMVLEEEVKRLPCRHLYHGECITPWLGIRNTCPVCRFELPTDDLECERHRGSQRSNTSFFLAG
- the LOC106352208 gene encoding probable galacturonosyltransferase 9, whose translation is MAVAFRGGRNGVGTGLRIFISALFSFLFLATFSVFLNSSRHQPPHDHTLPSGGNAYMQRTFLALQSDPLKTRLDMIHKQATDHLTLVNAYAAYARKLKLDASKQLKLFEDLAINFSDLQSKPGLNGNALEEDAFRLLEKEVKDKVKTARMMIVESKESYDTQLKIQKLRDTIFAVQEQLAKAKKSGAVASLISAKSVPKSLNCLAMRLVGERINNPEKYKDAPFDSAVEDPSLYHYAIFSDNVIAVSVVVRSVVMNAEEPWKHVFHVVTDRMNLAAMKVWFKMRPLDRGAHIEIKSVDEFKFLNSSYAPVLKQLESAKLQKFYFENQAENATKDAHSLKFKNPKYLSMLNHLRFYLPEMYPKLNKILFLDDDVVVQKDVTGLWKINLDGKVNGAVETCFGSFHRYGQYLNFTHPLIKESFNPNACAWAFGMNIFDLNAWRREKCTDQYHYWQNLNEDRTLWELGTLPPGLMTFYSKTKSLDKSWHVLGLGYNPGVSMDEIKKAAVIHYNGNMKPWLDIAMNQYKSLWTKYVDNEMEFVQMCNFGL